In a single window of the Centropristis striata isolate RG_2023a ecotype Rhode Island chromosome 18, C.striata_1.0, whole genome shotgun sequence genome:
- the LOC131991395 gene encoding LOW QUALITY PROTEIN: insulinoma-associated protein 1a-like (The sequence of the model RefSeq protein was modified relative to this genomic sequence to represent the inferred CDS: inserted 2 bases in 1 codon; deleted 2 bases in 1 codon): MPRGFLVKRNKKTNPVSYRVRSEEEEAEQADAPPPPPPSSCAPLASFPVRAQTPTPTCGAAATAPEQLARPVQFGNPEAVYQALYSPTRPVSHDHDRSYLERRFSLGSPVSAESFPTPAALPALDHLFAPVDLKIASSNSSRSDXPAAPLPRPAPPRRSPPPRPSAPPATRSAKAPPSKKTKAIRKLHFEDDVTTSPVLGLKIKEAPADQKPPRPPPPGAENIPLGEFVCQLCREAYADPFALAQHKCSRIVRVEYRCPECDKVFSCPANLASHRRWHKPKPQSGGESDKAAGKSAPEEAKDSSDRDTPSPGPSESGSEEGLYDCNHCGKKFKRQAYLRKHLASQHGSPKPAAAEEEDAAAAPAAAAACEQSAAPLNLSASSCLLCPVCGENFSNRGSQERHIRLLHSSQVYPCKYCPAVFYSSPGLTRHINKCHPSENRQVILLQMPLRPAC, encoded by the exons ATGCCCAGAGGATTCCTGGTGAAACGGAACAAGAAGACCAACCCGGTGTCCTACCGGGTCCGCTCCGAGGAGGAGGAAGCGGAGCAGGCTGACgctccgccgccgccgccgccgtcCTCCTGCGCGCCGCTCGCCTCCTTCCCGGTGCGCGCACAGACGCCGACGCCCACCTGCGGGGCGGCGGCCACGGCTCCGGAGCAGCTCGCCAGACCGGTGCAGTTCGGGAACCCGGAGGCGGTGTACCAGGCGCTCTACAGCCCCACCCGCCCCGTCAGCCACGACCACGACCGCTCCTACTTGGAGAGGCGCTTCAGCCTCGGCTCCCCGGTGTCCGCCGAGTCCTTCCCCACACCGGCAGCGCTCCCCGCTCTGGACCACCTCTTCGCCCCGGTGGACCTGAAGATCGCCTCCAGCAACAGCAGCCGCAGCGA ACCAGCAGCACCGCTACCGCGACCAGCGCCACCGCGACGCTCCCCACCGCCGCGTCCAAGCGCCCCTCCGGCGACACGGAGCGCAAAGGCA CCGCCCTCCAAGAAAACCAAAGCGATCCGGAAACTGCACTTTGAGGATGATGTCACCACGTCTCCGGTCCTCGGGCTCAAGATTAAAGAGGCTCCGGCGGACCAGAAGCCTCCCAGACCGCCGCCGCCCGGAGCGGAAAACATCCCGCTGGGCGAGTTCGTGTGCCAGCTGTGCCGGGAGGCGTACGCGGACCCGTTCGCCCTCGCGCAGCACAAGTGCTCCAGGATAGTCCGGGTCGAGTACAGGTGTCCGGAGTGCGACAAGGTGTTCAGCTGCCCGGCCAACCTCGCCTCGCACCGCCGGTGGCACAAACCGAAGCCACAGAGCGGCGGTGAGAGCGACAAAGCGGCGGGGAAGAGCGCTCCGGAGGAGGCGAAGGACTCTAGTGACAGGGACACACCCAGCCCCGGACCCTCCGAGTCCGGCTCAGAGGAAGGCCTGTATGATTGTAATCACTGTGGGAAAAAGTTTAAGCGCCAAGCGTACCTGAGGAAGCACCTGGCGTCCCAGCACGGCTCCCCGAAACCGGCcgcggcggaggaggaggacgcgGCAGCGGCGCCAGCGGCAGCGGCGGCCTGCGAGCAGAGCGCCGCGCCGCTCAACCTGAGCGCGTCCAGCTGCCTCCTGTGTCCGGTGTGCGGGGAGAACTTTTCCAACAGGGGCAGCCAGGAGCGCCACATCCGCCTGCTGCACTCCTCACAGGTTTACCCCTGTAAATACTGCCCCGCCGTCTTCTACAGCTCCCCGGGACTCACCAGACACATCAACAAGTGCCACCCGTCCGAGAACCGGCAGGTGATCCTGCTGCAGATGCCGCTCCGCCCCGCCTGCTGA